The genomic segment TGTCTGGCCAAGCGTGCGTATAAAGTTATTCGTTGCAACCGAGGCACCGCGCATTTGCCGCTCTACAGCGGATGACACAGATATCGTACAGCTGGTTAGCGCAAGCCCAAAGCTTAAGCCCGTTAAAAACATATACAGCATAAACAAGGCAATCGGCGTCGTGGCATTCAGGAACATAAAACCCAAACTTCCCAATAAGAGGGAAAACGCACTAATTAGCGTTATGTTTCTAAGCCCCATTCGCGAAATCCATGTGCCTGCGAGAATCGAGCCGAGCGGCCAGCTGACCGAAAGCGGAATCATCGCCAAACCGGAATAGGTAGCGCTTTTTCCATATACGCCTTGCAGCCAGAGCGGCAAATAAAAAATAATAACAACATTGACGACACATAGCAAAAAGCTGAGCAAATTCACCATGCTGATGGTGCGGTTTTTGAACAAAACAAGCGGTATCAGCGGCTCCTGCACACGCTTCTCAATGTAGAAGAATAGCGTCATCAGCACTGCAGCCCCTGCAAAAAGCAGCCCGATCTCCGTATAGCTGGCACCCTGCTCGCCCGTCTCTGAACGCAGCAGAGTCAAGGCATAGAGAAAACAGAACATGCCTACCGCAAACGTTCCAATTCCGCCATAATCAATCGAGCGCTTACGCTTCTCGTAGGCTTCCTTCAAAGTAGAGCCCAGCAGATACATCGCGACAATGCCAAATGGCAAATTCATATAAAATATCGCCCGCCACGAGACAAAATCGACTAGCAGCCCGC from the Paenibacillus sp. BIHB 4019 genome contains:
- a CDS encoding MDR family MFS transporter, whose translation is MIKTGNTRSITIALFVATFLAAIEGTIVSTAMPSITRELQGTQQYSWVISIYLLATVVTTPIYGKLSDLFGRKNMFMIGAAIFLCGSMLSGLAQTMTQLIIFRAIQGLGAGALTTIPYTIIGDLYAYEQRAKVQGWMSSIWGIAGISGPLLGGLLVDFVSWRAIFYMNLPFGIVAMYLLGSTLKEAYEKRKRSIDYGGIGTFAVGMFCFLYALTLLRSETGEQGASYTEIGLLFAGAAVLMTLFFYIEKRVQEPLIPLVLFKNRTISMVNLLSFLLCVVNVVIIFYLPLWLQGVYGKSATYSGLAMIPLSVSWPLGSILAGTWISRMGLRNITLISAFSLLLGSLGFMFLNATTPIALFMLYMFLTGLSFGLALTSCTISVSSAVERQMRGASVATNNFIRTLGQTIGIALFGLLLHTGSTNIIDPLLLEESLHQIFTIVVVLSFVIGAVSLALPRISSAERQETKHAS